One stretch of Rosistilla oblonga DNA includes these proteins:
- a CDS encoding 2Fe-2S iron-sulfur cluster-binding protein, translated as MDNMLMVIGIITILAVIAQLIGLATGTATAQQRLRAQWREWCSRSNSQLTNQVVAADRSRPFSPAWSGWRSLRVIHTEMVSADCKTFVFADPDGSPMPSFVPGQFLMVGRVDEPGAAPVAARCYSLSDAPSPSHLQITVKRIDNGQVSAWLHDTVSVGDTVQTRAPGGRFVLDIKRTDLVVGIAAGVGITPMASMAKYVTKMQPGRSVIVFLSARDAAHCPMVDELRELERNNAFFTLVVLQSRPAPGDRFDLKGRLTIDIISRVVGQPIGSYYLCGPPEFMTNLSDALIQWGVPEDSVSFESFGGPKPQDAVVEGEASKPIPVEFRRSGKKLAFNAADGNLLDAAEKAGVQMDADCRAGACGTCLKKLIKGKVQYDQAPSFSPIDDDECLPCVGRPSEETVVDA; from the coding sequence ATGGACAACATGCTGATGGTTATCGGGATCATTACGATCCTAGCGGTCATTGCCCAATTGATCGGTTTGGCAACCGGAACGGCAACGGCTCAACAACGCCTCCGCGCCCAGTGGCGCGAATGGTGTTCGCGTTCGAATTCACAATTGACCAACCAAGTCGTTGCCGCAGACCGTTCGCGACCGTTTTCTCCGGCATGGTCTGGCTGGCGCAGCCTGCGCGTGATCCATACCGAAATGGTTTCCGCCGACTGCAAGACCTTCGTCTTTGCCGATCCCGATGGCTCGCCGATGCCATCGTTTGTCCCCGGCCAATTTTTGATGGTCGGCCGCGTCGATGAACCCGGCGCCGCTCCCGTTGCTGCCCGCTGCTATTCGCTCTCCGACGCTCCCTCGCCATCCCATCTGCAAATCACAGTCAAACGGATCGACAATGGCCAGGTGAGCGCTTGGTTGCACGACACGGTCTCGGTTGGCGATACCGTCCAAACACGAGCCCCCGGCGGTCGCTTTGTGCTCGATATCAAGCGGACCGATCTGGTCGTCGGGATCGCCGCAGGTGTTGGCATCACACCGATGGCCAGCATGGCGAAATATGTCACCAAGATGCAGCCGGGCCGATCGGTGATCGTCTTCCTTTCGGCGCGCGACGCAGCCCACTGCCCGATGGTCGACGAACTTCGCGAGCTCGAGCGCAACAACGCCTTCTTTACGCTGGTTGTCTTGCAGAGTCGCCCCGCACCGGGAGACCGATTCGATCTCAAGGGCCGCTTGACGATCGATATCATCTCGCGCGTCGTCGGCCAACCGATCGGCAGCTACTATCTTTGTGGTCCACCCGAATTCATGACCAACCTCAGCGATGCCCTGATTCAATGGGGCGTGCCAGAAGACTCGGTGAGCTTCGAATCGTTCGGCGGTCCCAAACCGCAGGACGCAGTTGTCGAAGGGGAAGCCAGCAAGCCGATCCCTGTCGAGTTCCGACGCAGCGGAAAGAAGCTGGCGTTTAACGCCGCCGACGGCAACCTCTTGGATGCCGCGGAAAAAGCGGGAGTCCAAATGGACGCCGACTGTCGCGCTGGCGCTTGTGGCACCTGCCTGAAAAAGCTGATCAAGGGGAAAGTCCAATACGATCAAGCCCCTTCGTTCAGCCCGATCGACGACGATGAGTGCCTTCCATGTGTCGGGCGACCAAGCGAAGAAACAGTCGTCGACGCGTAG
- a CDS encoding sulfatase-like hydrolase/transferase, producing MARLTPLFVLFSLLACFASASADEAKRPNILFLFADDQAYDTVGAFGNEEIQTPSLDELAARGSTFTHCFNMGSWSGAVCVASRTMLNSGRYVWSANAIYAKSEQERQAGRWWSEYLKQAGYKTYMTGKWHVRADAKKSFDDARNVRGGMPQQTPTGYNRPLADGSDPWSPSDPTFGGYWKGGKHWSEVVGDDAIDFIDDAAGQEKPFFMYVAFNAPHDPRQSPQEYVDRYPVDSISVPKDFLPLYPHKDAIGLGPSLRDEALGIFPRTEHCVKVHRQEYYSIITHMDAQIGRILERLKASGVADNTWIFFTADHGLACGHHGLMGKQNMYDHSLRVPFMVVAPGVDAGRRISAPIYLQDVMPTTLQLAGVEKPQHVDFQSVLPLLDGRGQPRQAIYGAYLDLQRSLRTERYKLILYPKAKVARLYDLEQDPDEMNDLAGDAAALPIMRQLFAEFRRQQAKLGDSLDLSDTFADLM from the coding sequence ATGGCTCGCCTAACCCCTTTATTCGTCCTGTTCTCCTTGTTGGCTTGTTTCGCGAGTGCTTCGGCTGACGAAGCGAAACGTCCCAACATCCTGTTCCTGTTTGCTGACGACCAGGCTTATGACACGGTGGGTGCGTTTGGAAACGAGGAGATTCAAACGCCTTCGTTGGACGAATTGGCAGCTCGCGGGAGCACGTTTACGCATTGCTTTAACATGGGATCGTGGAGCGGAGCGGTTTGTGTCGCCAGCCGTACGATGCTCAACAGCGGTCGGTATGTGTGGAGTGCCAACGCGATCTACGCCAAGAGCGAACAGGAACGCCAGGCGGGGCGATGGTGGAGCGAGTATCTCAAGCAAGCCGGCTACAAGACCTACATGACGGGGAAGTGGCACGTTCGGGCGGACGCGAAGAAATCGTTCGACGACGCGCGTAACGTCCGCGGCGGTATGCCTCAACAGACGCCGACCGGTTACAACCGACCGCTGGCCGACGGCAGCGATCCGTGGTCGCCTTCGGATCCAACATTTGGCGGGTATTGGAAAGGAGGGAAACACTGGAGCGAAGTGGTCGGCGACGACGCGATCGATTTCATCGACGATGCTGCAGGTCAGGAGAAGCCGTTCTTCATGTACGTCGCTTTCAACGCGCCTCACGATCCGCGGCAAAGTCCGCAGGAATATGTCGACCGCTATCCCGTCGATTCGATCTCGGTCCCCAAGGATTTCTTGCCGCTGTATCCGCACAAAGACGCGATCGGTCTGGGCCCATCGCTGCGAGATGAGGCATTGGGGATCTTTCCGCGCACGGAACACTGCGTCAAAGTCCATCGCCAGGAATATTATTCGATCATCACGCACATGGACGCTCAAATCGGGCGGATCCTGGAACGGCTGAAGGCGTCGGGCGTCGCCGACAACACCTGGATCTTCTTCACTGCCGATCATGGATTGGCGTGCGGACATCACGGTCTGATGGGGAAACAGAATATGTACGACCACAGCTTGCGAGTCCCCTTTATGGTCGTGGCTCCAGGCGTCGATGCGGGGCGGCGAATCTCCGCTCCGATTTATTTGCAGGATGTGATGCCGACGACGCTCCAATTGGCGGGCGTCGAAAAGCCGCAGCATGTCGATTTTCAGAGCGTGCTGCCGTTGTTGGATGGTCGGGGGCAACCGCGGCAGGCGATCTACGGAGCGTACCTCGATTTGCAGCGGAGCCTGCGAACCGAGCGTTATAAACTGATCCTTTATCCGAAAGCCAAGGTTGCGCGGTTGTACGATCTGGAACAAGATCCCGACGAGATGAACGATCTCGCCGGCGATGCGGCGGCGCTGCCGATCATGCGGCAGTTGTTTGCCGAATTCCGTCGCCAGCAGGCCAAATTAGGCGATTCCTTGGATTTGAGCGATACGTTTGCGGATCTGATGTAG